The window GTATTACCCATTTTGATCAAGTGtcgattttgatttcatttcgAGTGgagatttgttttatttaaaaaaatcaacagaaTGGTAGTTTTGAGACTAAAATTTCGTTTGGATAATTGAGATGATGActcaattttttatcacttctgGTTATAGagggtaggttaggttagagtggctgtcctggggtgggacacacatACCATAGACCATAGGATTCGTTGTGATACCCTTAAATgattggcccatccccggccacgactccataaaccatttggagctgtttaagaacagcaggaagGCTTTGACGTCAACTGACTTTAGGTCATAGAGGGTCGGAAGACACTTTAAAAAGACGTCATTGTTCAGTATCGTCATAGAGATTACACATAAAACTTAAAacgttttgcaagaaagagacggataaaaatctttgaatgctaATAACttgttcgttttttaatcaattttaatttcattttcaaattttggtatGGTATCAAATCAACTTTCGCATTTTTATGGGTAGGTCTAAAAAAAaaccagaaaatttttaagactattttattttttatttattatcaaagcactacaatttttttttttaactttaacgtcagaaattttttaataacatttcaaaatgttttccTTGCTGAaacttattttgtttcaaaaaaaaaaaaaaaaaaatcgaatataaaatgttttttgtttttgtaaaacttaaaatgtCTTTTCAAAACCTAACAACTTTTGtgagaaaaacaaaattgtttgtattcatCAGTGCCGAATTAAAATTCACAGTTTCATtctaagataaatattttcagaagTTCAAAATTAGAATCTTGTTAAGATCTTTTGAGTAAAGTAATTCGAGAAATATTCACCTTACAACACCTTTCTGTCTTTTTCAGAACTccttccatttttaaatttcaagaaGTATCCGAGTTTAATCGAGGGAAATGTTTAGGACATTTATTTGGAGCCCCATCCATGACAGAAAGATTAATTCGACACTAATATCTGAAACGATATATTCGCcccttttattttctaattatcttatgcacaattaattttaagtacataATGACtacattaatttcttttttaaatcaaaaagcaTTTTCCTACAACAGCAAGAAAATTctgtagaaaaatatttccgtgaaaatacaaacaatattttaaagtcaTCGGATTTGCTTCGTATTTAATCGTAGCGACTAGCTGCTACCTTCATCAAAATCGTTCGAAAACTAACCAAACAATTTTACAAGAAAGTTAAACtcgaattgtaaaaaatattccattaaaATGGACGCAATTGgagcaatattttttatattttaacgttcaatcaaataaatttttgtcttcTATAGAAGAACGGccaattttattcgattttaatgattttttttcgctTAAGATCGAACACGATGAAAATCgatgaattttttctaaacgtaaaatagaaaacaaaactttcttttacatacatttatatttaatataaaatttagtgcGCATGATTCgaagaaaacaattatttatcagGAAGATAATATAGTCCATACGGTATCGAATcggaaataatcatttttaaattcgaattcATCGACAGgaaggattttgaaaaaattattgtttagcTCTTGGACTAACGAATGCGCCATCTTTAATGTCAATATGTAAACATTGTATAGATTTGTTCGTTTGGTGGACGCCTTGGAATGTTGACAACCCCCCACCCCTCGCCCGTGCTCCATAAAATTAAGACACTAAACGACGAATAGTTGTTGtcaaaccattttcaatttcaaacatGTCTAACAAACTAAATCGGTTGACAAATGTGAAAGTTATTCAATGTTTACCGGATAAAAGATGGCGCAgcctgtatataaattattttttattgcgtTTACCGGATGGACTAAATAGTATGTTACAaaagctttgaaaatatttgctaaaattatactaaattaagAATTAACAGTAAATTTCTTGCACGCATCCtcaaatttatctaaatatttttaagttcaaaatttataacttgAATCAAGATCGATTTAGACAGAGCAATCTTTGCCGTAGATAGAAAAAGTGCTCTACTTAAATTGGTCGAATAATGACTCGTCTAAATATTGCACAATCCCGAACTTGATTTCGCTTAAAATGAGAATCAAGCAAATACAAATCTTGAACCATTTCTTAAATAATGATAATCGAAAATTAACTTTCGAAacagaaaaattcgaaaagttaaaaaagaaaacacttaaaaatatcttaaaatcgCGAGCTTTTGTGTGGGggtaaatataagtaatttatcTTCCTTTAATTTTTCCTCTTGCatattaaaatgagaaaaaacgGTGCTTAATTCGagaattatttaagatttttggtacattataaatgacACCGTTTTGgtaaatattctagaaaaacgGTCCTATACACAAGTCTGGAAActtcatcaaaaattaatcgcttattgaaatcaatttttcaggAGTCTGAAAGTATATGCTAATTTTACTCTTCTTATCAAGAATCTTGCATtcaataattctaaaattaaaatagataaattcatatacagggtgttttatCGAGATATATCAATACGACTCACTATTTTTACGAGATAAGTTGAATAAAGAAGGAACTATCCAGAAGAACTATTTCGAAAGAAATATTCCGTCGATATCAGCTGCCATTAATATACTGAAATGacccattttaatgaaaaatttttgtacagtttcCAAACTTCTATATAACTTcgtgttatttaaataaaaattaattttttgataaaaaattcttacaatttaattaaaaaatttattaataaatactcattaattaatACTGggattaatatattaaatatttgtttaaagcaaaaatatatgtcgctagtttcaaaaacaaaatcatattctcTTAAAGCTCATATGAAACGATTTGCTCGTGagcacaaaattttcattttgacaGAATTTTCATTATAGCCAAGTCATGTATTATCTTTGGGTTGTTTAAATTCGAATCGATATCGAACATtaagaaatacaaaattgttttatcgaGACATAAttagtacataaaaaaaatttgtttattaaaattaacacagtttaaaaaaattataaatttttgcacgatttaggttttttttaaaaattaagactaGAAAATAAGTAACTTTTGAAGTATTCCAAAACATTCCCAAAtgatattaagttttttttttatgattgataATTCAAAGAtactttcattaatatttttggctAGGATTGTTTCGGATATTTAATTGGATTTTAACGTTAAGATATCAGCGCCACGAGTATCAAAATGTAAATCATTCCcggaatgataaaaattttttggcaatTCCATAACAAAAAAGGATAAATATTCAAAGTAGATGATTCTTCACAGAAATTTgcgaaattttggtaaaattttgtgttaaaaaatgttttggtaAAATTATGTTCTTTAATACTTTGGTTGAGTATATTTTCGGGGCAAGATATCACTTCTTCCACTAGCCTTATCCGGAGAAGAAATACTTTCCTGACTACAAATTAGTAAATTCTCCAGATAATCCGATACAATCCTAATATATTTgagtagttttaaaatatttttaaactaatatgtAGTCAAAACCAGTAATAAGGACATTGAGTCTTGGATTTCTTATCTACAGCacaaaaattcaattctaaTTCAAGTTGTTCACTTTCAATTCAATACGTAATCTGGAAGTGATTATCTAAATAAAGTAGTACCAAGGGCACTAATGATACAATTTCGGTAGTAAAATTACGCTTAGAAAAATCCAGATCAAAAAAattctgtggccagattgaaGAATTGAATTGAAGGGTATTCTATgagtcattttttttgtttttcttttttcaacttgatttttttacgacggaatttttatatttctttggaGGACGGttagcacaacaaaattaaaaaaaaaaatcatggtaataaagataaaattcatatatctttgaaattttccacaattgtttaataaattgtgACCTTTCAGgagcctttttttttaatttgattaaaaagtaaaaaaattgattaaaacccccaactacctttcaaaaaaaggaGTTCGGTCCGGACTTGAGAGGTCGATTTTTTGATACGAAGTTATTACAACCTAATCAAAAtcttggaaaatttcaaagatgcatgaattttttctctattaccatgattttttatttaattttgttgtgctaaTAAAAGGTACAATCGGATAGAACGATCATCTTGTACGAACGTTAATCGCCTGTCGttaaaaccgattttgattatattttcgaCGGAATGTAtctaagttttaaaaatcaacatcAGAGCTAAAATATCTtacaattactttttattttgtattcatttttgtttttgactaATCAGTTAATACTCCTTTTGtgttaaacttttttgtttgttttactttttggtTACAACATAATCCgcgattatataatattttatatatatatatatagcaatttttttttttggtttttgtttaattatttttaaataatttttggttctaaattaattttattttataaataatgtttgtcTGAATGTCTTTAATGTTcgtctaatatttatttaaaataaaatttcaacttatttAAGATCAGTTTACAATCAGCAACATCTTCGACCAGATTCACTAGGGTTCGGACCTGCACATACTTTTTTGGCAAAACAATTTATAACCCCCCgtaaattgatagtttttaaaatggTGGATAGGATTTCATCTATGAATTTCCGAGTTTTGTTTTGAGTTCTCAATCAAATTCATTCTCCCTTTCGCATTTtgtggttttgttttaaatttgtgttttatgaCAATTTGAATTTGTCAAAAACCAATTGAAATCAAAAACCAATTGAAAGTAAGTCCCAATAAAATCGGTGTTTGGTCTGTGAGACACCATAGTACTTCATGACGTCAAAGTACTCCAATCGTTTCTAAACAGCTTTAAATGTTACATGGAGTATAGCCCGGAGACGGATCGATGccaagaacatatttttttatataaagacatATATACATGAAATCTTCTATGTCGAGCCATAAACGTCCATGCCTGAATTTACGGTGCATCTGACTTTCAGAATTTGCTGATTGAAAATGagacctttttttttgtatagaacAACAATGATTTTAGGACAGTATGAGATGGGTAAGACAGAATTTTGATCCATTAAAGACATTCAGATTGAGAGAGAACtgatgttattttgttaaaataagatTTGTATGGAATGAATTtggaaagaataaaaataataaaatacttataatagAGTACTATTGCTGCTCAAGCCAAGAAGGGAATGTTGAATTAGgcgttttcatttttatattaaattgctTTAATGTTGTCTCCAATGCTGTTTGGTTACCAGAAAAATATGCGGATACCGCATTATGGAACAATAACAGTTGTTTATGCATCACTTTGATCTGAAAACGAGAAacaattgattaataataataatacataagcgGGGTACTGTAAATGAGTCCCTAGAATCTAGATCCAGGACTCATCTGTGCTCTCCTTGAGAACAACTTGTCACTCGAAGGCATATCCGGGTAAGAGATACCATTTTAAGCAGATGAACCTACACAGTTCCCAGCTTCTTCGACGGGATTTCTCCCAAGATTGATAGATCTCAAATTTTCGGACATTTGTTGTAACCATTtcttgattcggtaaattacggtGCATTTTGCTGTAAGAATTACAAGCTTAAGTGAAAGGTGCGAACAAATTCGCTACTTTCCCTTTAACACCAGAGTAGCCCGGTATCTAGATCAGCCTGTGTTATTCAGTTCCAGGTGGTTCAAAACCTCGAAGCATTCAAGTTATCTTCGATTGGAATCTTGACGCCTCAAGTGCGGCTTGAATATCTAAGAAGGTGCTAATATATGACACTATAACCTTTTGTATTAAAGAACTGGGTACCTCTCAGCATAATGATGAATAGTTCTGATTAAAAAAACGTCGAATATTCGTCAAGAGGAATCGATTCCTTTATTTGATGTCCATAAACCCCCGTACCAGATACATCTCTGACCCTTGCCCAATCCGTATAAAGATATAACCTGCATTTTTCCCACTGTCTTATTGTCCTACTGTCTGCAGCTCCTAAGTAATTTCAGAATACAAGATGCTCCAAAAGTCTGTTACAGGGTGACACAACTTTCAAAATACCCAGTTTTTCGCTACAATTGTTCATAATATTACCTTATTCTTTCAGAAATGCTGAAAAGTTTAttaagaaagtaaaattttgaaaatattcaattgttcataatttttccTCATTTTTCTAGAAATACTAAGATTAgcgtcacaaaaaaaattaaaattttgccaAAGTAAGCATAGATTTGAAAATTAAGATCCcccttattttcataataacttCCGGTCAATAATTTTCGCAAATACCTCTTCATTTTGAAGTCTATCCTGTgagataaatgataaaaataaattgagtaaACTTACCCGATTctcatctaaaaattttaatttaattgaaacgtCTGTCCGTAATCGCTCATACTGttctttatgtaaattaaaatcgTGATGAGCATCTTCCAAACCAGAGGCGTTCGTCTGTTTCATCAATTCCAGATCGGTACGATATGCATCGTATTTAATTCGTGCTAACTCATATTGCCGTATTGTTTGTAAGGTATCTTCTATTGTTTTGTTACAAAGCGTGCTCActgatgatataaaaaaatttaatgcgcCTAATAATGTTTCGCCATTCTTCGTCAAATTCCGTTGTGTCTCTGAATTATATAGAAATTCCTCTTGTAATTCTGGTGATTTTTGTGCCAATTCAGAGAATGCATCACCCAATGCTtgctacaaaataaaacattaaatattcaaGAATTTTTCTAAGCTTGTTAAGatagtacaagcgccaaggcaagtttagacttatggttgaaattattataccatgtatatatttaatatatatcaaggtatattaagtttagtcccaagtttgtaacgcttgaaaatattgatgctatgaaaaagtttttgtataggtgttcatagaatcacctaattagtccatttccgtatgtctgtctgtctgtcgtctgtcatcacgattactcaaaaacgaaaagagatatcaagctgaaatttttatagcgggctgaggacgtaaaaaggtaggtcgagttcgtaaatgagcagcaaatttgatgaacagagacgactatagttagtttattaatgattgaagagagatatctatattatcaaatttattagcatcacttgcacacaatatattatatatttttgtagttgcgtggtattgtcaagctaaaaataactcattacttgactacaaagcatgtatttggtttatatgtatgtaccatacaataaaccaaaacttttttacaatactgtagggaaacaaacaccttaaatttgaatgttggaCAAATCAAACATCCAAAACTCACCAAATTGATGGGagtataaataatgaaaagggACCAATGAATGTAAAAATGATTACCTGTGTTTGAactaaatgataaaaatgactAGTTAATGCTCGCGAATGCtgcaaaatattcatatatttctgTTGGGTATCCCTTAATTGCTCAATTTCTGTTTCCAattctacaaaaaattaaatacatttttagacaaattaaatatcattcgacaattctatgaaaaaaaaaaaaggaacaacataatttttcaaaatctcgcttaattttcgagatatgtTTTTGCAGGAGACATCTCTGTTTTCTTTCTTTCACCAGGAACAGGGCCGTTTTAAACCGAAGGTGAAAGGTGTGCGTGGCATTTGGACACAAAACATTCATAATAGACGAAGAGGTGTgagttaaatttgtataaaaagttttaccaTTTACGAAGTCTTGGAAGTTGAAAAACATCGACACCTCATCTTATTTTTGCACCCCGACGCCGGGTATGGTTAAGACGGTCCTGATCAGGAGATATCTCTGTTTTCAGGTGAAGGAAAAACCTCGACGAGAATACTCCCGAACGGGGTGTAGGTTTACTTGAAAGTAGTTTTGCAATTCAATTATGTGCTGATttaaacaaactaaaataaattgtagaaaTGGGCGCCATGTCCACTTACGAAGTCttggaaaaagaaaaacatcgaCACTTCATCTAATTTTTGCACCCCGGCACCGGATATGGTTAAGACGGTCCTGACCAGGAGATATCTCTGTTTTCAGGTGAAGGAATAACCTCGACGAGAATACTCCCGAACGGGGTGTAGGTTTACATGAAAGTTGttttgcaattaaattaaatgcttTGGGCTTTTACACCCAACTTTTTATGcttgaaaatctttaaaatccaTTCTTGACTCCCTTTAAGGACGTCAACCATAAGAGCAgttaagt is drawn from Chrysoperla carnea chromosome X, inChrCarn1.1, whole genome shotgun sequence and contains these coding sequences:
- the LOC123303105 gene encoding arfaptin-2, yielding MSSVTQNSGIRTSSSTSECNSIHEMLKNTNTNDTNNANSSAIATPINHSMSFSGGLNELSNTKISNSLNNRSGSESSTTVLKAGSSRIETIKNWSISTYKCTKQLMFEKLGRTSRTIDSELETEIEQLRDTQQKYMNILQHSRALTSHFYHLVQTQQALGDAFSELAQKSPELQEEFLYNSETQRNLTKNGETLLGALNFFISSVSTLCNKTIEDTLQTIRQYELARIKYDAYRTDLELMKQTNASGLEDAHHDFNLHKEQYERLRTDVSIKLKFLDENRIKVMHKQLLLFHNAVSAYFSGNQTALETTLKQFNIKMKTPNSTFPSWLEQQ